The Mesorhizobium sp. M3A.F.Ca.ET.080.04.2.1 genome contains the following window.
TTCATCGCCACAGTGAGGCCGCAAAGTTCCCGCTTCAGTCGGCTCCCGCCGCCCGGCATATCGTGAGGGACCAGATGCCGTCGACAGAGCTGCTCATCGCGTTTTTGGCCACCACGGCGATCTTCGCCTATATTCCCGGCCCTGCCATGCTCTACGCCGCTGCGCAGACCATGGCGCGCGGACGCTGGTCGGGGTTGACGGCGGCTCTGGGCATCCATCTCGGCGGCTATGTGCATGTTTTCGCGGCCGCCGCTGGCCTGTCCGTCCTGTTCCATGCGGCGCCGCCGCTCTATCTGGCGGTCAAGCTCGTCGGCGCGCTTTATCTGGTCTGGCTCGGCGTCTCCATGTTCCGCAAACGCACGGATGGCGATATGGCGCTGCCCGCCATCGAGCGGAAATCGGCCCGCCGCGCTTTTTTCGAGAGCATTGCCGTCGAGGTGCTCAATCCGAAGACAGCGATCTTCTTCATGGCGTTCCTGCCGCAGTTCATCGATGCCTCGGCGGCGTTCCCGATTTGGATGCAGTTCATCGTGCTCGGAACCGTCGTCAACCTGATGTTCTCCTCGGCCGACATTGTTTGCGTCTTGCTGGCCGGCGCGATGATTGCGCGGCTGCGGCGCTCGGGCCGTGCGCAACGCTTGATGCAGCGCGCGGGAGGTGCCGTGCTTGTCGGCCTCGGCGTTCATGTTGCCCTGCAAAAGAGCTGATCCGACTGCCAGCTAGTCGCAAGCCGGCCCAGGCCCGCCGTTGCGCTGGCCCGATTTGCGGTATATCGGCATCGCGAAGAACGACCGGCGCTGCGACTTTGGCGCTGCAACTCCAGACCAGCCTTTCGGGCGCATGCCAGTGAGATGATCAAGCACCATCTGCCTTCTCCGGAACCATTGCATCGCACCATCGCCCGCTTCGGCGAGGTCACGGTGCTGGTGGTCGGCGACTTCATTCTCGACCGCTTCGTCAGTGGCGTGATCGAACGGATCTCGCCGGAAGCGCCGATCCCGGTGCTGCATGGGCGGGGCGAGATGCTGGCCATGGGCGGCGCCGGCAACGTGGTCTCCAACATCGTCTCATTGGGTGGCGCGGCAATCCCGGTGTCGGTAATCGGCGCCGACCAAGCCGGTGACAATCTCGTTCGCATGCTCGGCGACCTCGGCGCCGACACCGACGGACTGGCGCAGCATCAGGACCGCATGACCTCTTCGAAAAGCCGGTTCAGCGCGCTGAACCAGCAGGTGCTGCGTTTCGACGAGGAGGAGATCAAGCCGCTTTCCCGCGGCGAGCGGGCGATGCTGGTCGAGCATTTCCAAGCGGCACTCGCCCGCGCCGACGTCGTCATCCTGTCGGACTACGGCAAGGGTATCCTGCTCGACGGGGTCGCCGGAGAGTTGATCGCGATCTGCCGCGATGCCGGAAAGCCGGTCCTGGTCGACCCGAAGGGCCGCGACTACGGGCGCTATGCCGGCGCCACGGCCGTGACGCCGAACCGCAAGGAACTCGGCGAGGCGGTCGGGCATGCGGTGTTTGGCGATGACGAGATCGTGGCGGCGGCGCGCGACCTGATCGCCGCGCATGGCTTCGATTTCATCGTTGCAACGCGTAGCGAAAAGGGCATGAGCGTCGTCACCGCCGAAGATGCCCGCCATATCGCGACGCAGGCGCGCGAGGTGTTCGACGTTTCGGGCGCAGGCGACACAGTCATCGCGACCTTCGCGCTTTCGCTCG
Protein-coding sequences here:
- a CDS encoding LysE family translocator, encoding MPSTELLIAFLATTAIFAYIPGPAMLYAAAQTMARGRWSGLTAALGIHLGGYVHVFAAAAGLSVLFHAAPPLYLAVKLVGALYLVWLGVSMFRKRTDGDMALPAIERKSARRAFFESIAVEVLNPKTAIFFMAFLPQFIDASAAFPIWMQFIVLGTVVNLMFSSADIVCVLLAGAMIARLRRSGRAQRLMQRAGGAVLVGLGVHVALQKS
- the rfaE1 gene encoding D-glycero-beta-D-manno-heptose-7-phosphate kinase, which encodes MIKHHLPSPEPLHRTIARFGEVTVLVVGDFILDRFVSGVIERISPEAPIPVLHGRGEMLAMGGAGNVVSNIVSLGGAAIPVSVIGADQAGDNLVRMLGDLGADTDGLAQHQDRMTSSKSRFSALNQQVLRFDEEEIKPLSRGERAMLVEHFQAALARADVVILSDYGKGILLDGVAGELIAICRDAGKPVLVDPKGRDYGRYAGATAVTPNRKELGEAVGHAVFGDDEIVAAARDLIAAHGFDFIVATRSEKGMSVVTAEDARHIATQAREVFDVSGAGDTVIATFALSLAAGADRVHAAVIANAAGGVVVGKRGTARLSVEELSGALFRSHGPVAHKDAVLDAGAAARMVAAWKEEGLTVGFTNGCFDILHAGHVSLLHAARSQCDRLVLGLNSDASVRRLKGSGRPVNDQHDRACVLAALASVDAVVVFEEDTPLELIEALKPDILVKGADYTIETVVGAEVVQKAGGRVVLVDLVAGKSTTGTIGKLRAGGTN